Proteins from one Rosa chinensis cultivar Old Blush chromosome 7, RchiOBHm-V2, whole genome shotgun sequence genomic window:
- the LOC112180030 gene encoding G2/mitotic-specific cyclin S13-7 has product MDTRGDGEVNGEVPRRNQRVALQDRTNVEAAQLLANAQKNNVNPVLVPSLQDKVAVNRKCAPANKGTKKKPIDEDVVVISSDEEEEKPVLLPCLQDKVALNRKYAPEKKGTKKKPIDEDVVGVSSDEEEEKPVSNRSKPSQGSRKEVKTLTSILTARSEAMAGGATNKPKEQVVDFDSADFNDELAVVEYVDDMYKFYKLEEDGNRVGDYLDSQPEVNSKMRSILIDWIIEVHRKFELMPETFYLTVNIIDRYLSVRIVPRRELQLLGISSMVIASKYEEVWAPQVNDFVCISDDAYMEDEIRKMEKEILGKLEWYLTVPTPYVFLARYIKASVSPDDEMKNMVFFLAELGVMHYQTIISYSPSMIAAAAVYAARCTLNKTPFWTATLKHHTGYLEEQLRECAKVLVGFHSNAAESNLKAVYRKYSKPEFGAVAHLNPAKSF; this is encoded by the exons ATGGACACCAGAG GTGATGGTGAAGTGAATGGAGAAGTACCAAGAAGGAACCAAAGAGTAGCTCTTCAAGATAGGACCAATGTCGAGGCAGCCCAGCTGTTAGCAAATGCACAGAAGAACAATGTG AACCCAGTGCTAGTGCCTAGTCTTCAAGACAAGGTAGCTGTTAATAGAAAATGTGCCCCTGCAAATAAGGGTACCAAGAAGAAACCCATAGATGAAGATGTGGTTGTTATaagttctgatgaagaagaggagaaacCTGTGCTACTTCCTTGTCTTCAAGACAAGGTAGCTCTCAATAGAAAATATGCCCCTGAAAAGAAGGGTACCAAGAAGAAACCCATAGATGAAGATGTGGTTGGTGTaagttctgatgaagaagaggagaaacCTGTCAGTAATAGAAGCAAGCCATCACAAGGTTCAAGGAAGGAAGTGAAGACTCTCACTTCGATTCTAACTGCTCGAAGCGAG GCTATGGCTGGTGGAGCCACCAACAAGCCAAAGGAACAAGTTGTGGACTTTGATTCAGCTGATTTTAATGATGAATTAGCAGTTGTTgagtatgttgatgatatgtacAAGTTCTACAAACTTGAAGAG GATGGGAACCGAGTCGGAGATTACTTGGACTCACAGCCAGAAGTCAATTCAAAGATGAGATCAATCCTCATAGACTGGATTATAGAAGTTCACAGGAAATTTGAACTGATGCCAGAAACATTCTACCTCACTGTGAATATAATTGACAGATATCTTTCAGTGAGGATTGTTCCTAGGAGGGAACTTCAGCTACTTGGGATTAGTTCTATGGTGATAGCATCAAAATATGAGGAAGTTTGGGCTCCACAG GTCAATGACTTTGTTTGCATATCAGACGATGCATATATGGAAGATGAGATTcgaaaaatggagaaagaaatctTGGGGAAGCTGGAGTGGTATTTGACAGTTCCAACACCTTATGTGTTTCTTGCTAGATACATCAAAGCTTCTGTTTCACCTGATGATGAG atgaagaatatggttttcttCCTAGCCGAGCTTGGAGTCATGCATTATCAAACAATCATCTCGTACTCTCCATCCATGATAGCTGCTGCAGCCGTCTATGCTGCCCGTTGTACCCTCAACAAAACCCCTTTCTGGACTGCAACTCTGAAGCACCACACTGGCTACTTGGAAGAACAGTTAAG GGAATGTGCTAAGGTCTTGGTTGGCTTTCACTCGAATGCTGCAGAAAGTAATCTTAAAGCTGTCTACCGGAAATACTCAAAACCTGAATTTGGAGCTGTAGCTCATCTCAATCCGGCAAAAAGCTTTTAA